The Medicago truncatula cultivar Jemalong A17 chromosome 4, MtrunA17r5.0-ANR, whole genome shotgun sequence genome includes a region encoding these proteins:
- the LOC11439878 gene encoding filament-like plant protein 4 — protein sequence MNHKPWHWRKKSMEKTIFAADKVVSPSQIIEKEAHDLSTDKESGSKRSSRSLNEKLAKVLVDSPVGVKSDEDLDKKVHAEIVAPSDETLQEPLQPLSCVEEEQEQTPCVVIPNISKEHEKIQKELEEKLTEANKKIDELTAKNTCLSNALLSKEELIGDLLRCKQEADEEFKTLMTRLDSTEKENALLRYEFNTLEKELEIRKEEMDYSRQYADASHKQYLESSQKASKLEAECQRLRLVIQKRSPGLAGSVNRKNEIGTMRKETGMVRKKLNPNRDMLYKNNDVGNSTRVSQKSIGLMIKHIQDMDEENKALKRILNEKNSELDSSRFMYGETASRLSQAEILLRKFSENYKSMELARCYPTSNELPSMSNFDISSDDEAISSGSWANALISELEYLRVSEAKIQENNKAIEAQDMYSMDDFVEMEKRAIVSVNTPKEGYLSDVSGRELVPVEQDFDLGETNKEIQFKHTTNQNQFDWLQIVLNAMLKEKRISKRSLDELFDDIKIAFGCINRSNAPCKSEITQKSVDHGESDSFHVKSFSGFTEAVHRIIKLIEGIAPKSFICNNGPDCLEENQHSVSDLSPSPKSKDYFVHVFQWKVSDLNPLLHQLVHTCKNLLTGRADFENFAEEVAFALDWSINNCANSTNASIARDKIKKHFNSFLSVNENENQIDVDDKQSFRTPSDAHPDDKSDESNQHDFLEEIGKLKDDLRNTKSAKEDLEEKLLSVTNESENLKKQCHEAQNSIRSLESEIETLKESKAIIEEQIEKQMMINEDLDTQLTIAQAKLNAIFQKISSLEFELEDKKNSCEELEATCLELQLQLESIAKKESPTNGRCEVEKIYRTGWEITTASSKLAECQESIANLGKQLKALASSNEAALLEKVVSTTSSMAIPSQKKNLIKRSSLLNHMQAEDDVKEGMHKSVAKEESKIAEDAQQPPLIQSENGSVLQTDMTSKQNDRSNAKGHLAIVPRRKQGAFDFLRKLFLRRKKGRSRGTR from the exons ATGAATCATAAGCCATGGCATTGGAGGAAAAAATCTATGGAGAAGACAATCTTTGCAGCTGACAAAGTTGTCAGTCCTTCtcaaattattgaaaaagag GCACAcgatctttcaacagataaggAAAGTGGATCAAAAAGATCATCGAGAAGTCTAAACGAAAAGTTGGCAAAAGTCCTCGTTGATTCTCCTGTTGGAGTAAAATCTGACGAAGATTTAGACAAAAAAGTGCATGCTGAAATTGTTGCTCCTTCAGATGAAACACTGCAGGAACCTTTGCAGCCTTTAAGTTGTGTTGAAGAAGAACAAGAGCAAACACCGTGTGTCGTCATTCCAAATATATCAAAAGAGCATGAGAAGATTCAGAAAGAATTAGAAGAGAAACTTACAGAAGCAAATAAAAAGATAGATGAGTTAACTGCTAAGAATACTTGTCTATCTAATGCTTTACTCTCCAAAGAGGAATTGATTGGGGACCTATTAAGATGTAAACAAGAAGCAGATGAAGAGTTTAAGACTCTGATGACAAGGTTAGATTCCACAGAAAAGGAGAATGCATTACTAAGATATGAGTTTAACACGTTGGAGAAGGAACTTGAGATACGGAAGGAGGAGATGGACTATAGCCGTCAGTATGCAGATGCATCACACAAACAATATCTTGAGAGTTCTCAGAAAGCCTCAAAGTTAGAAGCCGAGTGTCAGAGACTCCGCCTCGTGATTCAAAAAAGATCTCCCGGTCTTGCTGGTTCGGTGAATAGGAAGAATGAAATCGGAACAATGAGAAAAGAGACAGGTATGGTAAGAAAGAAGTTAAATCCTAATAGGGACATGCTTTACAAAAATAATGATGTTGGAAACTCTACACGAGTATCCCAAAAGAGTATCGGCTTGATGATCAAACATATACAGGATATGGATGAAGAAAACAAGGCTCTCAAAAGAATTTTAAACGAGAAAAACTCTGAACTAGATTCTTCAAGATTTATGTATGGTGAAACAGCATCCAGGTTGTCACAGGCTGAGATTCTTCTTAGAAAATTTTCTGAAAATTACAAGTCCATGGAACTAGCAAGGTGTTATCCTACATCAAATGAACTTCCTTCAATGTCAAATTTTGACATTTCTAGTGATGATGAGGCTATCTCTTCTGGATCCTGGGCAAATGCTCTTATTTCGGAACTTGAATATTTACGAGTTTCGGAGGCTAAAATTCAGGAGAACAATAAAGCCATAGAAGCTCAGGACATGTACTCCATGGATGATTTTGTTGAGATGGAGAAAAGGGCTATAGTTTCTGTTAATACACCGAAAGAAGGATACTTGTCCGATGTAAGTGGGAGGGAGCTAGTGCCAGTTGAACAAGATTTTGACCTCGGTGAGACAAATAAGGAGATCCAATTCAAACATACAACAAATCAAAACCAATTTGATTGGCTTCAGATTGTTTTGAATGCCATGTTGAAGGAAAAACGCATATCGAAACGAAGTCTCgatgaactatttgatgacaTAAAAATCGCATTCGGGTGTATAAATCGCTCAAATGCTCCTTGCAAATCTGAGATAACTCAAAAGTCAGTGGATCATGGAGAATCTGATTCTTTTCATGTTAAAAGTTTCAGTGGTTTTACCGAAGCAGTCCATAGAATTATCAAGCTCATTGAAGGAATTGCTCCGAAGTCATTTATCTGCAACAATGGTCCAGATTGCTTGGAGGAGAACCAGCATTCAGTTTCAGACTTATCTCCATCACCTAAATCCAAAGATTACTTTGTTCATGTTTTCCAATGGAAGGTTTCAGACTTGAATCCACTTCTGCATCAACTTGTTCACACCTGCAAAAATTTACTAACAGGAAGAgctgattttgaaaattttgctgAGGAAGTTGCATTTGCTTTGGACTGGAGCATTAATAACTGCGCTAACTCCACAAATGCGTCAATTGCAAGGGATAAGATAAAGAAGCATTTTAACAGTTTTCTGTCggtaaatgaaaatgaaaatcaaatagATGTTGACGACAAACAATCTTTCCGCACACCTTCAGATGCACATCCAGATGATAAGTCTGATGAGAGTAATCAGCATGACTTCCTTGAAGAAATTGGAAAATTAAAAGATGATCTGAGGAATACAAAATCTGCTAAGGAAGACTTGGAAGAAAAGCTTCTGTCAGTAACTAATGAGAGtgagaatttgaaaaaacaGTGTCATGAAGCACAAAATAGCATCAGAAGTTTAGAATCGGAAATAGAGACATTGAAAGAATCCAAAGCCATTATTGAAGAGCAGATTGAAAAACAAATGATGATAAATGAAGATCTTGACACACAGCTTACAATAGCCCAGGCAAAGTTAAATgccatctttcaaaaaatttcgtCGTTAGAATTTGAATTAGAGGATAAAAAGAACTCGTGCGAGGAATTAGAAGCAACATGTCTTGAGCTTCAACTTCAgctagaaag CATTGCAAAGAAGGAATCTCCAACAAATGGAAGATGTGAAGTCGAAAAGATATATCGAACT ggcTGGGAGATCACAACAGCTTCATCAAAGTTAGCAGAGTGCCAAGAGAGTATTGCCAACCTTGGGAAACAACTCAAAGCACTTGCTTCATCTAATGAAGCAGCACTTTTAGAAAAGGTTGTATCCACGACTAGTTCTATGGCCATTCCATCTCAGAAGAAGAActtgatcaaacgatcctcactACTCAACCATATGCAAGCCGAGGATGATGTTAAAGAAGGGATGCATAAATCTGTCGCAAAAGAAGAAAGCAAAATTGCTGAAGATGCACAACAGCCACCCCTTATTCAATCAGAAAATGGAAGTGTTTTGCAAACAGATATGACTTCAAAGCAAAATGATAGGAGCAATGCCAAAGGACATCTAGCAATTGTACCGAGGAGAAAACAAGGAGCCTTTGATTTTCTGAGGAAGCTGtttttaagaagaaagaaagggaGGAGTAGAGGAACAAGATAG
- the LOC11445143 gene encoding 40S ribosomal protein S16-1 translates to MEKLEQVQCFGRKKNAVAVTYCKRGRGLIKINGAPIELVEPEILRFKAFEPILLLGKHRFAGVDMRIRVNGGGHTAQIYAIRQSIAKALVAYYQKYVDEQSKKEIKDILVRYDRTLLVADPRRCEPKKFGGRGARARFQKSYR, encoded by the coding sequence atggaaaaaCTTGAGCAAGTGCAATGTTTCGGTAGGAAGAAGAACGCTGTGGCCGTCACCTACTGCAAACGTGGCCGTGGATTGATCAAGATCAATGGAGCCCCGATCGAGTTGGTTGAACCAGAGATCCTCCGCTTCAAAGCCTTTGAACCAATCCTCTTGTTAGGAAAGCACCGTTTTGCTGGAGTCGACATGCGCATCCGTGTGAACGGCGGAGGTCACACCGCTCAGATTTACGCCATCAGGCAGAGTATTGCAAAGGCTTTGGTTGCTTATTACCAGAAGTATGTTGATGAACAGAGCAAGAAGGAGATCAAGGATATTCTGGTGAGGTATGATAGGACTTTGCTTGTTGCTGATCCTAGGCGTTGTGAGCCTAAGAAGTTTGGTGGACGTGGTGCTCGTGCTAGGTTCCAGAAATCTTACCGTTGA